In the Streptomyces sp. f51 genome, one interval contains:
- a CDS encoding ketoacyl-ACP synthase III gives MGIGILSTGSYLPKHEVGNEEIAERVGVSAEWIERKTQIRSRRYAADHEATSDLAVKAAERALEQAGLTADQIDHIIVSTSTGDFPQPPTSYLVQHGLGAYGAACLDINVVCSGFVYALALAHSLVGVNPDARILVIGADVYSRILDFTDHRTAILFADGAGAAIVGTVPEPHGIIATDLSSRGDAHHLIRVEAGGSRRPASAATVAEGAHYFRMDGRGVRDFVAEHVPPALLALARRAGVDIGAVDHFVPHQANGVMLGEVVERTGLGAAHTHRTLIRYGNVGSASVPVALDEANRTGALKTGDLVLLAGFGGGMSIGATLLNWGTPA, from the coding sequence ATGGGGATCGGCATACTCTCCACCGGCTCCTACCTGCCCAAGCACGAGGTCGGCAACGAGGAGATCGCCGAACGCGTCGGCGTCAGCGCGGAATGGATCGAACGCAAGACACAGATCAGGTCCCGGCGCTACGCCGCCGACCACGAGGCGACCTCCGACCTCGCCGTGAAAGCAGCCGAACGCGCCCTGGAACAGGCCGGACTGACAGCCGATCAGATCGACCACATCATCGTCTCGACCTCCACCGGCGACTTCCCGCAACCGCCCACCTCCTACCTCGTCCAGCACGGCCTCGGCGCCTACGGGGCGGCCTGCCTCGACATCAACGTCGTATGCAGCGGCTTCGTCTACGCCCTGGCGCTGGCCCACAGCCTGGTCGGCGTGAACCCCGACGCCCGCATCCTGGTGATCGGCGCCGACGTCTACTCGCGGATCCTGGACTTCACCGACCACAGGACCGCGATCCTGTTCGCCGACGGCGCCGGCGCCGCCATCGTCGGCACCGTCCCCGAACCGCACGGGATCATCGCCACCGACCTCTCCAGCCGCGGCGACGCCCACCACCTGATCCGCGTCGAGGCAGGCGGCAGCCGCAGGCCCGCCTCCGCCGCGACCGTCGCCGAGGGCGCCCACTACTTCAGGATGGACGGCCGCGGCGTACGGGACTTCGTCGCCGAGCACGTCCCGCCCGCACTCCTCGCCCTCGCCCGCAGAGCCGGCGTCGACATCGGCGCCGTCGACCACTTCGTACCGCACCAGGCCAACGGCGTGATGCTCGGCGAGGTCGTCGAACGCACCGGCCTGGGCGCCGCGCACACCCACCGCACGCTCATCAGGTACGGCAACGTCGGCAGCGCCTCCGTACCGGTCGCCCTCGACGAGGCCAACCGCACCGGCGCCCTCAAAACGGGCGACCTGGTCCTGCTCGCCGGATTCGGCGGCGGCATGTCGATCGGAGCGACACTTCTGAACTGGGGGACCCCCGCATGA
- a CDS encoding methyltransferase domain-containing protein, translated as MPEAPEKFDAAMTTWQEWQDAPWGRLRYAVVEANLARRLDSLGGGPLRILDLAGGDGGDTIRLAAHGHHVTVVDYAPAMLAAATERASAAGLTELVTCVHADVTALPAHIREGAFDVVLCHGLLPYVDDVPGVLAAALAPLRPGGLFSVMAINRHSAALNIAVRETDPAAALAALGTDRSRTRMFDSAMTLHTAEEIIPVLRGLGCEDVRHYGIRSFCDYITDDARKYDPAFYADLERLELATTARPPYMHTARLFQLTAQKQDD; from the coding sequence ATGCCTGAAGCTCCCGAGAAGTTCGACGCCGCGATGACCACCTGGCAGGAATGGCAGGACGCCCCCTGGGGCCGGCTGCGGTACGCGGTCGTCGAGGCGAACCTCGCCCGTCGTCTCGACAGCCTGGGCGGCGGCCCGTTGCGGATACTCGACCTCGCCGGCGGTGACGGCGGCGACACGATACGTCTGGCCGCCCACGGGCATCACGTCACCGTCGTCGACTACGCGCCCGCCATGCTCGCCGCCGCGACCGAGCGGGCCTCGGCGGCCGGCCTGACGGAGCTGGTCACCTGCGTGCACGCCGACGTCACCGCCCTGCCCGCCCATATCCGCGAGGGGGCGTTCGACGTGGTCCTGTGCCACGGTCTTCTCCCGTACGTGGACGACGTGCCGGGCGTCCTCGCCGCGGCGCTGGCCCCCCTCAGGCCCGGCGGGCTGTTCTCGGTGATGGCCATCAACCGTCACTCGGCCGCCCTGAACATCGCCGTGCGCGAGACCGACCCCGCCGCCGCGCTGGCCGCGCTCGGCACGGACCGGTCCCGGACCCGGATGTTCGACTCGGCGATGACGCTGCATACGGCAGAGGAGATCATCCCCGTGCTGCGGGGCCTCGGCTGCGAGGACGTACGGCACTACGGCATCCGCAGCTTCTGCGACTACATCACCGACGACGCGCGGAAGTACGACCCGGCGTTCTACGCCGACCTGGAACGGCTGGAACTCGCCACGACCGCGCGGCCGCCCTACATGCACACCGCCCGGCTCTTCCAGCTGACCGCCCAGAAGCAGGACGACTGA
- a CDS encoding YafY family protein, whose product MSRPTARVLTLLELLQSGGTRTVAELAGRLGVEGRTVRRYVDQLIDLDVPVESVRGRYGGYRLAPGYRLPPLMLSDEEALAVLLGLVAGRRAGMTTAQRTASETASAKIRRVLPRHLARRLDALAEALAFTDRPGEADTPDAEVLLTLADAVRHHRPVSIRYTGRDGRRGERTLHAYGIVAHAGRWYVTGEDAGIGEDRTFRLDRIEDARTLPGSFEAPAGPGPAQRLLSGFATAEYRHEVTLRIQGTTEQIRAHFPASVASLEELEEYEPAAVEDPAAERWMRVELRAERLDWLPPLLAALDRPFVIERPDELRDLVTALAARLTSHARRT is encoded by the coding sequence ATGTCCCGACCCACCGCCCGCGTGCTGACACTCCTGGAGCTGTTGCAGTCGGGCGGCACCCGGACGGTGGCCGAACTGGCCGGCCGGCTCGGCGTCGAGGGGCGCACCGTGCGGCGGTACGTGGACCAGCTGATCGACCTGGACGTGCCCGTGGAGTCGGTGCGCGGCCGCTACGGCGGCTACCGCCTCGCCCCCGGGTACCGCCTGCCGCCGCTCATGCTCAGCGACGAGGAGGCGCTGGCCGTCCTGCTCGGCCTGGTCGCCGGCCGCCGGGCAGGGATGACGACGGCGCAGCGCACGGCGAGCGAGACGGCGTCGGCGAAGATCCGGCGGGTGCTGCCCCGGCACCTCGCCCGCCGGCTCGACGCCCTGGCGGAGGCGCTCGCCTTCACGGACCGGCCCGGCGAGGCGGACACCCCGGACGCCGAGGTCCTGCTCACCCTGGCCGACGCGGTGCGCCACCATCGGCCGGTCTCGATCCGCTACACCGGACGCGACGGGCGGCGCGGCGAACGCACCCTGCACGCGTACGGGATCGTCGCCCACGCGGGCCGGTGGTACGTCACGGGCGAGGACGCCGGGATCGGCGAGGACCGGACCTTCCGCCTCGACCGCATCGAGGACGCGCGGACCCTGCCCGGCTCCTTCGAAGCACCCGCGGGCCCCGGCCCGGCCCAGCGCCTCCTGTCCGGGTTCGCCACGGCCGAGTACCGCCACGAGGTGACCCTGCGGATCCAGGGGACGACCGAACAGATCCGCGCCCACTTTCCCGCCAGCGTCGCGAGCTTGGAGGAGCTGGAGGAGTACGAGCCGGCGGCGGTCGAGGACCCGGCCGCCGAGCGCTGGATGCGCGTCGAGCTGCGCGCGGAGCGCCTCGACTGGCTGCCCCCACTGCTCGCCGCACTCGACCGGCCGTTCGTCATCGAACGCCCCGACGAACTACGAGACCTGGTCACCGCACTGGCCGCCCGCCTCACCTCCCACGCCCGCCGGACCTGA
- a CDS encoding 3-hydroxybutyryl-CoA dehydrogenase, with the protein MTTSTHSATPGIERVGVAGSGIMGTGIAELCAKRGLDVKVAVFSETSLRTAPQRLAASLERAVAKGRLTGQERDAALDRVSFTRDLADLADRQLVVEAVKEDEQLKRDLFATLDKTVEDPDAILATNTSSLPVVRLASATRRPGQVLGIHFFNPVPALPLVELVPSVLTEATVAERALVFVRDTLGKQPIAAPDRAGFLVNALLFPYLLSAIRMVESGLATAETIDQGMTQGCAHPMGPLRLADLIGLDTTVSIAQAMYEEFKEPLYAPPPLLLSLVEAGHLGKKTGRGFHTYA; encoded by the coding sequence ATGACCACGTCCACACACAGCGCCACGCCCGGCATCGAGCGGGTGGGCGTCGCCGGCAGCGGCATCATGGGCACCGGCATCGCCGAACTGTGCGCCAAACGCGGGCTCGACGTGAAGGTCGCGGTGTTCTCCGAGACCTCACTGCGCACCGCGCCGCAGCGCCTGGCCGCCTCCCTGGAGCGGGCCGTGGCCAAGGGCCGGCTGACCGGGCAGGAACGCGACGCGGCCCTGGACCGGGTGTCCTTCACCCGCGACCTCGCCGACCTCGCGGACCGCCAACTGGTCGTCGAGGCCGTCAAGGAGGACGAGCAGCTCAAACGGGACCTGTTCGCCACCCTCGACAAGACCGTCGAGGACCCCGACGCGATCCTGGCCACCAACACCTCCTCCCTGCCCGTCGTACGGCTCGCCTCCGCCACCCGGCGCCCCGGCCAGGTCCTCGGCATCCACTTCTTCAACCCCGTGCCCGCCCTGCCCCTTGTCGAGCTCGTCCCCTCCGTCCTGACGGAGGCGACGGTCGCCGAACGGGCCCTGGTCTTCGTCCGCGACACCCTGGGCAAGCAGCCGATCGCCGCCCCCGACCGGGCCGGGTTCCTCGTCAACGCCCTGCTGTTCCCCTACCTGCTGTCCGCGATCCGCATGGTCGAGTCCGGCCTCGCGACGGCCGAGACCATCGACCAGGGCATGACCCAGGGCTGCGCCCACCCGATGGGCCCCCTGCGCCTCGCCGACCTCATCGGCCTGGACACCACCGTCTCCATCGCCCAGGCCATGTACGAGGAGTTCAAGGAACCCCTCTACGCACCCCCGCCCCTCCTGCTCAGCCTGGTCGAAGCAGGCCACCTCGGCAAGAAGACCGGCCGGGGCTTCCACACGTACGCCTGA
- a CDS encoding acyl-CoA carboxylase subunit beta, whose translation MTALDETPVGQRRGTVAELEAVRAEMRRGPSDKATEAQHAKGKLTARERLQLLFDDGRFTEVEGLRRHRASGFGLEDRRPWTDGVVTAWGRVFGRTVFAYAHDFRIFGGSLGEAHAEKIHKIMDMAATAGAPIVGLCDGAGARIQEGVTALAGYGGIFQRNVRNSGVIPQISVMMGPCAGGAAYSPALTDFVFMVRGTSQMFITGPDVVHAVTGERISHDELGGADAHTTLSGVAHFAYDDEESCLADVRYLLSFLPANNREQPPSEPAADRPDRLTPALLDLVPADEKRAYDMRAVIEEFVDTGDFFEVHEAWAPNVVCALARLDGHAVGIVANQPAALAGVLDIKGSEKAARFVQLCDAFNIPLVTLVDVPGFLPGVGQEHGGIIRHGAKLLYAYCNATVPRIQLILRKAYGGAYIVMDSRSIGSDLSLAWPGNEIAVMGAEGAAGVVFRREIAAAHDPEAARRQHIKEYREQLMHPYYAAERGLVDDVIDPAETRTRLIDALDMLRTKYVDQPSRKHGNQPQ comes from the coding sequence ATGACCGCCCTGGACGAAACGCCGGTCGGGCAGCGGCGCGGCACGGTCGCCGAACTCGAGGCCGTACGCGCCGAGATGCGCCGGGGACCCAGCGACAAGGCCACCGAGGCGCAGCACGCCAAGGGCAAGCTCACCGCCCGCGAACGCCTCCAACTCCTCTTCGACGACGGCCGGTTCACCGAGGTCGAGGGACTGCGCAGACACCGGGCCAGCGGCTTCGGCCTGGAGGACAGGCGCCCCTGGACCGACGGTGTGGTCACCGCCTGGGGCCGCGTCTTCGGCCGTACCGTCTTCGCCTACGCCCACGACTTCCGTATCTTCGGCGGCTCCCTCGGCGAGGCGCACGCCGAGAAGATCCATAAGATCATGGACATGGCCGCCACGGCGGGGGCCCCGATCGTGGGCCTGTGCGACGGCGCCGGAGCACGCATCCAGGAAGGCGTGACCGCGCTCGCCGGCTACGGCGGCATCTTCCAGCGCAACGTCCGCAACTCCGGGGTCATCCCGCAGATCAGCGTGATGATGGGCCCCTGCGCGGGCGGCGCGGCCTACTCCCCGGCCCTGACCGACTTCGTGTTCATGGTGCGCGGCACCTCGCAGATGTTCATCACCGGCCCCGACGTCGTCCACGCCGTCACCGGGGAGAGGATCAGCCACGACGAACTCGGCGGCGCCGACGCCCACACCACCCTGTCCGGAGTCGCCCACTTCGCCTACGACGACGAGGAGAGCTGCCTCGCCGACGTCCGCTACCTGCTGTCCTTCCTGCCCGCCAACAACCGCGAACAGCCACCCTCCGAGCCCGCCGCCGACCGGCCCGACCGGCTCACCCCGGCCCTGCTCGACCTGGTGCCCGCCGACGAGAAACGCGCCTACGACATGCGCGCGGTCATCGAGGAGTTCGTCGACACCGGCGACTTCTTCGAGGTGCACGAGGCCTGGGCACCCAACGTCGTGTGCGCCCTCGCGAGGCTGGACGGCCACGCGGTCGGCATCGTCGCCAACCAGCCCGCAGCCCTCGCCGGAGTCCTCGACATCAAGGGCAGCGAGAAGGCGGCCCGCTTCGTGCAGCTGTGCGACGCCTTCAACATCCCGCTCGTCACCCTCGTCGACGTGCCCGGCTTCCTGCCCGGCGTCGGCCAGGAACACGGCGGCATCATCCGGCACGGCGCGAAACTCCTCTACGCCTACTGCAACGCGACCGTCCCCCGTATCCAGCTGATCCTGCGCAAGGCCTACGGCGGCGCCTACATCGTCATGGACTCCCGCTCCATCGGCTCGGACCTGTCACTGGCCTGGCCCGGCAACGAGATCGCGGTCATGGGCGCCGAGGGCGCGGCGGGCGTCGTCTTCCGGCGCGAGATCGCCGCCGCCCACGACCCCGAGGCCGCCCGCCGCCAGCACATCAAGGAGTACCGGGAACAGCTCATGCACCCCTACTACGCCGCCGAACGCGGCCTGGTGGACGACGTCATCGACCCCGCCGAGACCCGGACCAGACTCATCGACGCCCTCGACATGCTGCGCACCAAGTACGTGGACCAGCCCTCCCGCAAACACGGCAACCAGCCGCAGTGA
- a CDS encoding FAD-dependent monooxygenase has product MGHTGTDTDVVIAGAGPTGLMLACELRLAGADVIVVERLAQRSGESRAGGIHSRTLEVLDQRGILDRFLDEGQLQPVGHFSGLYLDFDESESRHPYPLMILQSAIERLLEEWAAELGVQVRRGCEVSGIGQDENGVSVETGGEHEAPATLRARYLVGCDGGRSTVRRLAGIGFPGTEATMTALIGDVELPDLPEDYVWVRRTPAGDYSAIAFEPGWHRVITSEFDRVADREESVTFERLRESLIRVAGTDFGMRNPRWVSRFNDAARQADRYRKGRVLLAGDAAHIHFPAGGQGLNMGVQDAVNLGWKLGSVVRGLAPESLLDSYHAERHPVGERVLHNTRAQSALVRPGPQTDALREVFGSLMVFDEVNQYLRHLLTALDIRYPVDGDHPLTGRRVPDADLKGADGATRVHELLHAGRPVLLDLTGGARTAAAAAGWAGRVDVVEARSEDDTWIVPALGEIPAPAALLIRPDGHVAWAAEDGTAPVTGGLRAALETWFGPAPRG; this is encoded by the coding sequence GTGGGACACACCGGCACGGACACGGATGTGGTGATCGCGGGCGCCGGGCCCACGGGCCTGATGCTCGCCTGCGAACTGCGGCTGGCGGGCGCCGACGTGATCGTGGTCGAACGGCTCGCACAGCGCTCGGGCGAGTCGCGGGCCGGCGGGATCCACTCGCGCACCCTGGAGGTGCTGGACCAGCGCGGGATCCTGGACCGCTTCCTGGACGAGGGGCAGCTCCAGCCGGTGGGCCACTTCTCCGGCCTCTACCTCGACTTCGACGAGTCGGAGTCACGCCACCCCTACCCACTGATGATCCTCCAGTCCGCCATCGAGCGGCTCCTGGAGGAGTGGGCCGCCGAGCTCGGCGTGCAGGTGCGCCGCGGGTGCGAGGTGAGCGGGATCGGCCAGGACGAGAACGGTGTGAGCGTCGAGACCGGCGGGGAGCATGAGGCGCCCGCGACGCTGCGCGCCCGCTATCTGGTGGGCTGCGACGGCGGGCGCAGCACGGTGCGCAGGCTGGCGGGGATCGGTTTTCCCGGCACCGAGGCGACGATGACGGCGCTGATCGGTGACGTCGAACTCCCCGATCTGCCCGAGGACTACGTCTGGGTGCGGCGCACGCCCGCCGGCGACTACTCGGCGATCGCGTTCGAGCCGGGCTGGCACCGGGTGATCACCTCGGAGTTCGACCGGGTCGCGGACCGCGAGGAGAGCGTGACGTTCGAGCGGCTGCGCGAGTCCCTGATACGGGTCGCGGGCACCGACTTCGGCATGCGCAACCCGCGCTGGGTCTCCCGGTTCAACGACGCGGCACGGCAGGCCGACCGGTACCGCAAGGGGCGGGTACTGCTCGCCGGGGACGCGGCGCACATCCACTTCCCGGCCGGCGGGCAGGGGCTGAACATGGGGGTGCAGGACGCGGTCAACCTCGGCTGGAAGCTCGGCTCGGTGGTGCGCGGGCTGGCGCCGGAGAGTCTGCTGGACAGCTATCACGCCGAGCGGCATCCGGTCGGGGAGCGGGTGCTGCACAACACCCGGGCGCAGTCGGCGCTGGTGCGTCCCGGGCCGCAGACGGACGCGCTGCGCGAGGTGTTCGGCTCCCTGATGGTGTTCGACGAGGTCAACCAGTACCTGCGGCACCTGCTGACGGCGCTGGACATCCGCTACCCCGTCGACGGCGACCACCCGCTGACCGGGCGCCGGGTCCCGGACGCCGACCTGAAGGGCGCCGACGGCGCCACCCGGGTCCATGAGCTGCTGCACGCCGGCCGCCCGGTCCTGCTCGACCTGACCGGCGGCGCGCGGACGGCTGCGGCCGCCGCGGGCTGGGCCGGCCGGGTGGACGTGGTCGAGGCGCGCAGCGAGGACGACACCTGGATCGTCCCGGCTCTCGGCGAGATCCCCGCGCCCGCCGCGCTGCTGATCCGCCCCGACGGCCACGTCGCCTGGGCGGCCGAGGACGGCACCGCGCCCGTCACCGGCGGTCTCCGGGCCGCCCTGGAGACCTGGTTCGGCCCGGCCCCGCGGGGCTGA
- a CDS encoding VOC family protein, with product MDFVSIRIITGDVARLVAFYERATGARATWATEDFAELRTSGATLAIAGTRTVPLFAPGSARPADNHSVITEFLVDDVDRVHRDLAGFVTDVVAGPTTMPWGNRSLLFRDPDGNLVNFFTPVTPAAVEKFAR from the coding sequence ATGGACTTCGTCTCGATCCGCATCATCACCGGCGACGTGGCACGCCTCGTCGCGTTCTACGAGCGGGCCACGGGGGCGCGGGCGACGTGGGCCACCGAGGACTTCGCCGAACTCAGGACCTCGGGCGCCACCCTCGCGATCGCCGGCACCCGCACCGTCCCGCTGTTCGCCCCGGGCTCCGCGCGCCCGGCGGACAACCACAGCGTGATCACCGAGTTCCTCGTCGACGACGTGGACCGCGTCCACCGGGACCTGGCCGGTTTCGTCACCGACGTCGTCGCCGGTCCCACGACGATGCCCTGGGGCAACCGGTCGCTGCTGTTCCGTGACCCCGACGGCAACCTCGTCAACTTCTTCACCCCCGTCACCCCGGCGGCCGTCGAGAAGTTCGCCCGCTGA
- the ccrA gene encoding crotonyl-CoA carboxylase/reductase, translated as MDSLTQALLSGAGPEELGRHELPPTYEAAHLLAADLGMFDGVADNDVRKSLHVGQVPMPDIAPDEVVVAVMASSINYNTVWSATFEPVPTFEFLKRGARQGGWAARHDLPHHQVGSDASGVVVRAGAGVRHWKPGDHVVVSCVQVDEQEPATHADAMLGQGQKIWGYETNFGSLAHYAVVRASQLLPKPAHLTWEESAGVLLTAATSYRMLVGANGARIKQGDIVLIWGATGGLGAFAVQMVKNAGGIAIGVVGSERKAEALRRLGCDVIINRNDIGLGGDDALTPERTIELGKRLGREIRRQVGEDPHVVFDYVGRATFGISVFVVRKGGTVVTCGSSTGYDHHFDNRYLWMNLKRVIGSHAANLQEQAECNRLFQLGHLSPVLSEVFPLKDVGEAARRVQNNQHIGKVGVLCLAPEEGLGVTDPALREQLGVARLNPLRPGAPDPVAEVS; from the coding sequence ATGGACTCTCTGACACAGGCCCTGCTGTCCGGGGCCGGCCCGGAAGAACTCGGGCGGCACGAACTCCCCCCGACCTACGAGGCGGCGCACCTGCTCGCCGCGGACCTCGGCATGTTCGACGGCGTGGCGGACAACGACGTCCGCAAGTCGCTGCACGTCGGGCAGGTCCCCATGCCGGACATCGCGCCGGACGAGGTGGTCGTCGCCGTCATGGCGAGCTCCATCAACTACAACACCGTGTGGTCGGCGACGTTCGAGCCGGTGCCCACGTTCGAGTTCCTCAAGCGCGGTGCCCGCCAGGGCGGTTGGGCCGCCCGCCACGACCTGCCCCACCACCAGGTCGGCTCGGACGCCTCCGGCGTCGTCGTCCGCGCCGGCGCCGGCGTGCGGCACTGGAAGCCGGGCGACCACGTCGTCGTCAGCTGCGTCCAGGTCGACGAACAGGAACCGGCGACCCACGCCGACGCCATGCTCGGCCAGGGACAGAAGATCTGGGGCTACGAGACCAACTTCGGCTCCCTCGCCCACTACGCGGTGGTCCGCGCCAGCCAACTCCTGCCCAAACCGGCCCACTTGACCTGGGAGGAGTCGGCGGGCGTGCTGCTGACCGCGGCCACCTCCTACCGGATGCTCGTCGGCGCCAACGGCGCCCGGATCAAGCAGGGCGACATCGTCCTGATCTGGGGTGCCACCGGCGGCCTCGGCGCGTTCGCGGTCCAGATGGTCAAGAACGCCGGCGGCATCGCCATCGGCGTCGTCGGCTCCGAGCGCAAGGCCGAGGCACTGCGCCGCCTGGGCTGCGACGTGATCATCAACCGCAACGACATCGGCCTGGGCGGCGACGACGCGCTCACCCCCGAGCGCACCATCGAGCTGGGCAAACGGCTGGGACGGGAGATCCGCCGGCAGGTCGGCGAGGACCCGCACGTCGTCTTCGACTACGTCGGCCGGGCCACCTTCGGGATCTCGGTGTTCGTCGTCCGCAAGGGCGGCACCGTCGTCACCTGCGGCTCCAGCACCGGCTACGACCACCACTTCGACAACCGCTACCTGTGGATGAACCTCAAACGGGTCATCGGCAGCCACGCCGCCAACCTCCAGGAACAGGCCGAGTGCAACCGGCTCTTCCAGCTCGGCCACCTCTCACCCGTCCTGTCCGAGGTCTTCCCCCTCAAGGACGTGGGCGAGGCCGCACGGCGGGTCCAGAACAACCAGCACATCGGCAAGGTCGGCGTCCTGTGCCTGGCCCCCGAGGAAGGACTCGGCGTCACCGACCCCGCGCTGCGCGAACAGCTCGGCGTCGCCCGCCTCAACCCGCTGCGCCCCGGCGCACCCGATCCGGTGGCGGAGGTGTCCTGA
- a CDS encoding alpha/beta fold hydrolase, giving the protein MNSTWLRRFTTTAADGPRLVCFPHAGGSATAFKDLARALHPHVDVLCVQYPGRQDRYREEPFTALAPLAEAVTDELAGELAADGRPYALFGHSMGSLVAFETARLLARRQLPAPQRVFFSGRGGPDLRDSAYDLYDDADMLAEVRRLGGTDQSMLDDPDILELVLPALRADYRILGTYRAPAGVPLTAPVTALIGDSDPIASVEDAHTWREHTTGDFTVKVFPGGHFYLFDQLDRVATAVTEDLLTSTTVS; this is encoded by the coding sequence GTGAACAGCACGTGGTTGCGACGCTTCACCACGACCGCGGCGGACGGGCCGCGGCTCGTGTGCTTCCCGCACGCGGGAGGCTCCGCGACGGCGTTCAAGGACCTGGCGCGCGCACTGCACCCGCACGTCGACGTGCTGTGCGTGCAGTACCCGGGGCGCCAGGACCGTTACCGCGAGGAGCCGTTCACGGCGCTGGCGCCGCTCGCGGAGGCGGTGACGGACGAGCTGGCCGGTGAACTGGCCGCGGACGGGCGGCCGTACGCCCTGTTCGGGCACAGCATGGGCTCGCTGGTGGCGTTCGAGACGGCCCGGCTGCTCGCCCGGCGTCAACTGCCCGCCCCGCAGCGGGTGTTCTTCTCCGGCCGGGGCGGTCCGGACCTGCGCGACAGCGCCTACGACCTGTACGACGACGCCGACATGCTGGCCGAGGTGCGGCGCCTCGGCGGTACCGACCAGTCGATGCTCGACGACCCCGACATCCTGGAGCTGGTGCTGCCGGCGCTGCGGGCCGACTACCGCATCCTGGGCACCTATCGCGCCCCTGCGGGCGTCCCGCTCACGGCCCCGGTGACCGCCCTGATCGGGGACAGCGACCCGATCGCGTCGGTCGAGGACGCCCACACCTGGCGGGAGCACACCACCGGCGACTTCACGGTGAAGGTGTTCCCCGGCGGCCACTTCTACCTCTTCGACCAGCTCGACCGCGTCGCCACCGCCGTCACCGAGGACCTGCTCACCAGCACCACCGTCTCCTGA